Proteins encoded within one genomic window of Alosa alosa isolate M-15738 ecotype Scorff River chromosome 24, AALO_Geno_1.1, whole genome shotgun sequence:
- the LOC125289665 gene encoding lysophosphatidic acid receptor 6 translates to MKPRPTSFNNLENKCSFVSMPGSSSFHQSPVKAFDSLQDTMMSNATQQTLWEKCMNQTEPREELIFVGVYVLIFVAGLILNVIALVVFFCNTKTRSQTTVYMTNLALADLCLVCTLPVRIYYHLGFRILPQSLCEIMGMMLLINMYGSIFLLSCTSIDRCLAVCFPMSSRVREVRKKAPVICLGVWIMTIGASLPIYLTKPRDNQNQTRCFGSFPVYATRTIAIISSLTVGFGVPLLVMLVSSWGLIRAINHSQAAQTELVDSRKIQRLIATCLVIFLCCFLPYHLSLLLIYLNQRSIPCSLMSCYHYSLMVACLNAMLDPLAYYFTTETFRQKVDLDALRQMLPMQGQSADENNRSRGPLNT, encoded by the coding sequence TTTCCATGCCTGGTTCTTCTTCTTTTCACCAAAGTCCAGTAAAGGCTTTTGACAGTTTGCAGGACACCATGATGTCCAACGCTACCCAACAGACCCTGTGGGAGAAGTGTATGAACCAAACTGAGCCAAGAGAAGAATTGATttttgtaggtgtgtatgtgctgaTCTTTGTTGCCGGCCTTATCCTTAACGTCATTGCTCTGGTGGTGTTTTTTTGCAACACCAAAACACGCTCCCAGACCACTGTTTACATGACCAACCTGGCCTTGGCTGACCTGTGCTTGGTTTGCACACTGCCTGTGCGGATCTATTATCATCTTGGATTCCGGATATTGCCTCAGAGCCTGTGTGAGATCATGGGGATGATGCTTCTGATCAACATGTATGGTAGCATCTTCCTACTGAGCTGCACGAGCATTGACCGCTGTTTAGCTGTCTGCTTCCCGATGTCCAGCCGTGTCCGTGAGGTCCGCAAAAAGGCTCCGGTAATTTGCCTTGGTGTCTGGATAATGACAATTGGTGCAAGCTTGCCCATCTACCTCACCAAACCACGGGACAACCAGAACCAGACACGGTGTTTTGGGAGTTTCCCCGTCTATGCTACTCGGACCATTGCCATCATCTCCAGTCTCACGGTGGGCTTTGGCGTCCCACTGCTAGTGATGCTAGTCAGCTCCTGGGGGTTAATCCGGGCCATCAACCACAGCCAAGCCGCTCAGACAGAGCTTGTGGACAGCCGAAAGATCCAGAGGTTGATTGCCACGTGCCTGGTCATCTTCCTCTGCTGTTTTCTGCCCTATCATCTCAGCTTGTTGTTGATCTACCTGAATCAGAGGTCCATCCCATGCAGTCTGATGTCCTGCTATCACTATAGCCTAATGGTGGCCTGTCTCAATGCCATGCTGGACCCTCTGGCCTACTACTTCACCACTGAGACCTTTCGCCAAAAAGTGGACCTGGATGCGCTACGGCAGATGTTGCCCATGCAAGGCCAAAGCGCAGATGAGAACAATCGCTCCAGGGGGCCCCTCAACACCTGA
- the her8a gene encoding hairy-related 8a, with protein MTASNMGNAPEKNNNKEERKLRKPLIEKKRRERINCSLEQLKGIMVDAYNLDQSKLEKADVLEITVQHMEGLQRGYGAGGSGSTMNFESRQRYGSGYIQCMHEVHNLLLSCPGMDKTLGARLLNHLLKSLPHVSGESVALGAGNSSPGSNSSVRSNSPHSPSPLSPPPPAPAPLPAGSQQQHPSLALRSSPSPPPTSRGPSTPHSSPGIPQLNEGRASGPVREGPSPLSPPSPGGHPGQAPPALPPFFPGGDPSMWRPW; from the exons ATGACGGCATCAAACATGGGAAATGCCCCTGAGAAGAACAACAATAAAGAAGAACGCAAG CTGCGAAAACCTCTCATTGAGAAAAAACGCCGGGAGAGAATAAACTGCAGTCTTGAGCAGCTGAAGGGTATCATGGTGGATGCTTACAACTTGGat caATCCAAACTGGAGAAGGCAGATGTTCTGGAAATTACAGTCCAGCATATGGAGGGTTTACAGCGGGGCTATGGAGCAG GGGGCTCTGGCTCCACCATGAATTTTGAATCCCGTCAGCGTTACGGCAGTGGCTACATCCAGTGCATGCACGAGGTCCATAACCTGCTCCTTAGCTGCCCTGGCATGGACAAGACCCTTGGTGCCCGGCTTCTCAACCATCTACTCAAGTCCCTGCCCCATGTCAGTGGCGAGAGCGTGGCCTTGGGTGCTGGAAATAGTAGCCCAGGCTCCAACAGCAGTGTCCGTAGCAACAGCCCCcattctccctcccccctctcccctcccccccccgcccccgctCCCCTGCCTGCTGGGTCTCAGCAGCAACACCCCTCTCTTGCCCTGCGCTCCTCGCCCTCCCCTCCTCCAACATCCCGGGGCCCCAGCACACCCCACTCCTCCCCTGGAATTCCCCAGCTGAATGAGGGACGGGCCAGTGGTCCAGTCAGGGAGGGGCCATCCCCCTtgagccccccctcccccggtGGCCATCCAGGACAAGCTCCCCCTGCCCTGCCCCCGTTCTTCCCAGGGGGGGATCCCTCAATGTGGAGGCCTTGGTGA
- the trappc14 gene encoding trafficking protein particle complex subunit 14 isoform X2 codes for MVLMMESQCEYFMYFPAVPISDLSDPARYRSLPRRSHLYLGETVRFLLVLRSQNGASGLTSSGGVDNVTGSEHPNSRAWRDLANSLCAVASVCPGDSRKRHMYHDYHSSGDEGMDDADEDDMVDGGRGGSKKRGFRECKPLLIHNSPGNGVREFRKAPLQSPVDEPVVLNDEVIFPLTVSLDKLPVSTLKVKIIVTVWKQEEERSEIQDHGYLSILQQKSPCQTFHQDLNTFKAQVSTTLNVLPPPSLRCQQMTVSGKHLTVLKVLNGSSQEEVCVRDIRILPNFNASYLPMMPDGSVLLVDNVCHQSGEVGMESFFRMESMSSPLPSMLSALEEQNFLFQLQLNDQPQEDTNEGLEVPLVAVLQWSTSKLPFTNSIYTHYSLPSVRLDRPRFIMTASCPSAVKAREHFRVRYTLLNNLQDFLAVRLVWTPEGRGHKEDPAVNAVVCHSPLSNLGYCRKGSTLSVTVAFQILKAGLFELSQHMKLKLQFTASVSNPPPEARPLSRKSSPSSPAVRDLLERHHQASLSLGRSQSFSHQQPSKSHLIRTGSVMERRAITPPVGSPVGRPLYLPPERSVLSLDKIAKRECKVLVLEAAR; via the exons ATGGTTTTAATGATGGAATCCCAATGTGAATATTTCATGTATTTCCCGGCTGTTCCTATATCAGATTTGTCTGATCCCGCTCGATACCGTTCACTTCCACGTCGCAGTCACCTCTACCTTGGTGAGACTGTGCGTTTTTTGCTCGTCTTGCGCTCACAAAATGGTGCGTCTGGGCTCACAAGCAGCGGGGGTGTGGACAATGTCACCGGGTCGGAGCACCCCAACAGTAGGGCTTGGAGGGACCTTGCTAATTCTCTGTGCGCGGTTGCAAGTGTCTGTCCCGGCGATAGCCGTAAGCGACATATGTATCATGATTATCATAGCAGTGGGGACGAGGGTATGGATGATGCTGATGAAGATGACATGGTTGATGGTGGTCGAGGGGGGTCAAAAAAACGTGGATTCCGAGAATGTAAACCGTTGCTTATTCACAACAGTCCGGGTAACGGTGTGCGAGAATTCCGCAAGGCACCCTTGCAG TCCCCTGTAGATGAGCCTGTGGTTCTAAACGATGAGGTCATTTTCCCGCTCACTGTGTCTCTTGACAAACTTCCTGTCAGTACGCTCAAAGTTAAG ATCATAGTGACCGTTTGGAAGCAGGAAGAGGAGCGGTCTGAGATCCAGGATCACGGTTACCTCAGCATCTTACAACAGAAAAGCCCCTGTCAAACCTTCCACCAAGATCTGAACACTTTCAAAGCCCAAG TCAGCACCACACTGAATGTCCTGCCTCCCCCCAGCCTGAGGTGTCAGCAGATGACTGTATCTGGGAAACACCTAACTGTCCTGAAAG TCCTGAATGGGAGCTCCCAGGAGGAGGTATGTGTGCGCGACATCCGGATCCTGCCCAACTTCAACGCCTCTTATCTTCCTATGATGCCTGATGGCTCAGTCCTGCTGGTTGACAATGTCTG CCACCAGTCTGGGGAGGTGGGCATGGAGTCTTTCTTCAGGATGGAGAGCATGTCGAGCCCCCTGCCCAGCATGCTGAGTGCTCTGGAGGAGCAGAACTTCCTCTTTCAACTGCAGCTGAATGATCAGCCACAGGAGGATACTAACGAG GGTCTGGAAGTACCGCTTGTGGCTGTCCTTCAGTGGTCCACCTCCAAACTCCCCTTCACTAACTCCATCTACACTCACTATAGCTTGCCCAGTGTGCGGCTGGACCGTCCTCGCTTCATCATGACCGCGAGCTGCCCTAGCGCAGTGAAGGCACGAGAGCACTTTCGGGTCCGATACACGCTGCTCAACAATCTGCAGGACTTCCTGGCTGTGCGGCTAGTTTGGACACCAGagg GCCGAGGTCATAAGGAGGACCCTGCTGTCAACGCCGTGGTGTGTCACTCCCCACTCAGTAACCTTGGTTACTGTCGCAAGGGCAGCACACTCTCTGTCACAGTGGCCTTTCAGATTCTGAAAGCTGGACTGTTCGAG TTGAGCCAGCACATGAAGCTGAAGCTGCAGTTCACCGCGTCCGTGTCCAACCCTCCCCCCGAGGCTCGGCCACTCTCCCGCAAGAGTAGCCCCTCGAGTCCAGCCGTGCGCGATCTGCTGGAGCGCCACCACCAGGCCAGTCTGAGCCTCGGCCGCTCGCAGTCCTTCTCCCACCAGCAGCCCTCAAAGTCTCACCTCATAAG GACTGGCAGTGTTATGGAGCGCCGAGCCATCACCCCGCCGGTCGGTTCTCCCGTGGGCCGTCCACTCTACCTCCCCCCCGAGCGCAGCGTCCTCTCCCTGGATAAGATTGCCAAGCGGGAGTGCAAGGTGCTGGTGCTGGAGGCAGCCAGATAA
- the gal3st4 gene encoding galactose-3-O-sulfotransferase 4 isoform X3: protein MRWLGCHRLGPIWKALLVFVAIAFTGQLLGFFNKSWMQPERPRSVFPLSSDDGHGSPMGPCRPHTHAMFLKTHKTASSTVLNMLYRFGEERSLRFALPLGYQFGYPLLFNAHRVKGYRGPRMVEFNIMGNHMRFNKPEVEKVMPADTFYFSIVRDPVELAESSYAYFKAVAPAFKRAKGLGDFANDPRRYYDPRLRNNHYARNLLWFDFGLDHNANYTAALARRGEAEIRKSFNLILVSEYFDQSMVLLRHALCWPLDAVVSFSLNARQPKPAAGGSWGSKANLGAALALTDDQRLKLREWNALDWHLYQAFNRTFWEEVERFGRARMEAEVALLRTRRDVLARVCLRDGGKPVEASRIRDKTIRPFQSGLVKILGYELHPSLDNSTRQACLRMIRPEIQYKDLLDAQQFPRAQPPPGAAVAAGGAPIRREPLAPKIGDQLGGNSIERDWDGTRLGRNVSLPVRERDGKDRFR from the exons ATGCGGTGGTTGGGGTGTCATCGGCTTGGGCCTATTTGGAAAGCGCTGCTGGTGTTTGTGGCCATTGCGTTCACTGGACAGCTTCTGGGCTTCTTCAACAAAAG TTGGATGCAGCCAGAGAGACCACGGTCTGTCTTTCCACTGTCCTCTGACGATGGCCATGGCTCCCCAATGGGCCCCTGCAGACCTCACACCCATGCCATGTTCCTGAAGACCCATAAGACAGCCAGTAGCACCGTGCTCAACATGCTGTACCGCTTCGGGGAGGAGAGAAGTCTGCGTTTCGCTCTACCCTTAGGCTACCAGTTTGGCTACCCGCTGCTCTTCAACGCGCACAGGGTCAAAGGTTACAGAGGACCCCGTATGGTAGAGTTCAACATCATGGGCAATCACATGCGATTCAATAAGCCAGAG GTAGAGAAAGTGATGCCTGCTGATACCTTCTACTTCTCCATCGTGCGAGATCCTGTAGAGTTGGCGGAGTCCTCCTATGCCTATTTTAAAGCTGTAGCCCCTGCCTTCAAACGTGCAAAGGGCCTGGGTGATTTTGCCAACGATCCCCGGCGCTACTACGACCCAAGGTTGCGCAACAACCATTACGCGCGAAACCTGCTTTGGTTTGACTTTGGCTTGGACCACAATGCAAACTACACAGCTGCCCTAGCGAGACGCGGCGAGGCGGAGATCAGGAAGTCGTTCAATCTCATCTTGGTCTCCGAGTACTTCGACCAATCCATGGTGCTACTGCGCCATGCACTCTGCTGGCCACTGGACGCAGTCGTGTCCTTCAGCCTGAATGCCCGACAGCCAAAACCCGCTGCTGGTGGGAGCTGGGGAAGCAAAGCCAACCTGGGTGCAGCCCTGGCCCTGACCGATGACCAGAGGCTTAAGCTCCGGGAGTGGAATGCGCTGGACTGGCACCTGTACCAAGCTTTCAACCGCACCTTCTGGGAGGAGGTGGAGCGCTTCGGGCGGGCGCGGATGGAGGCCGAGGTGGCTCTCCTCCGTACGCGTCGGGATGTCCTGGCCCGGGTCTGCCTGAGGGACGGCGGGAAGCCCGTGGAGGCCAGCCGAATCCGCGACAAAACCATCCGGCCCTTCCAGAGCGGCCTGGTCAAGATCCTCGGCTACGAGTTACACCCGAGTCTGGACAACTCCACGCGGCAGGCCTGCCTTCGCATGATCCGCCCGGAGATCCAGTATAAGGACCTGCTGGATGCACAGCAGTTCCCCAGAGCGCAGCCTCCCCCAGGGGCAGCTGTCGCGGCTGGAGGAGCACCCATCAGGAGGGAACCTTTGGCCCCTAAGATTGGAGACCAGCTCGGTGGGAACTCAATCGAGAGGGACTGGGATGGGACCAGATTGGGTCGGAATGTGTCATTACCAGTGAGGGAAAGGGATGGGAAGGACCGGTTCAGATAG
- the gal3st4 gene encoding galactose-3-O-sulfotransferase 4 isoform X2, with product MVFRRRARMRWLGCHRLGPIWKALLVFVAIAFTGQLLGFFNKSWMQPERPRSVFPLSSDDGHGSPMGPCRPHTHAMFLKTHKTASSTVLNMLYRFGEERSLRFALPLGYQFGYPLLFNAHRVKGYRGPRMVEFNIMGNHMRFNKPEVEKVMPADTFYFSIVRDPVELAESSYAYFKAVAPAFKRAKGLGDFANDPRRYYDPRLRNNHYARNLLWFDFGLDHNANYTAALARRGEAEIRKSFNLILVSEYFDQSMVLLRHALCWPLDAVVSFSLNARQPKPAAGGSWGSKANLGAALALTDDQRLKLREWNALDWHLYQAFNRTFWEEVERFGRARMEAEVALLRTRRDVLARVCLRDGGKPVEASRIRDKTIRPFQSGLVKILGYELHPSLDNSTRQACLRMIRPEIQYKDLLDAQQFPRAQPPPGAAVAAGGAPIRREPLAPKIGDQLGGNSIERDWDGTRLGRNVSLPVRERDGKDRFR from the exons ATGGTTTTCAGGCGAAGAGCAAG AATGCGGTGGTTGGGGTGTCATCGGCTTGGGCCTATTTGGAAAGCGCTGCTGGTGTTTGTGGCCATTGCGTTCACTGGACAGCTTCTGGGCTTCTTCAACAAAAG TTGGATGCAGCCAGAGAGACCACGGTCTGTCTTTCCACTGTCCTCTGACGATGGCCATGGCTCCCCAATGGGCCCCTGCAGACCTCACACCCATGCCATGTTCCTGAAGACCCATAAGACAGCCAGTAGCACCGTGCTCAACATGCTGTACCGCTTCGGGGAGGAGAGAAGTCTGCGTTTCGCTCTACCCTTAGGCTACCAGTTTGGCTACCCGCTGCTCTTCAACGCGCACAGGGTCAAAGGTTACAGAGGACCCCGTATGGTAGAGTTCAACATCATGGGCAATCACATGCGATTCAATAAGCCAGAG GTAGAGAAAGTGATGCCTGCTGATACCTTCTACTTCTCCATCGTGCGAGATCCTGTAGAGTTGGCGGAGTCCTCCTATGCCTATTTTAAAGCTGTAGCCCCTGCCTTCAAACGTGCAAAGGGCCTGGGTGATTTTGCCAACGATCCCCGGCGCTACTACGACCCAAGGTTGCGCAACAACCATTACGCGCGAAACCTGCTTTGGTTTGACTTTGGCTTGGACCACAATGCAAACTACACAGCTGCCCTAGCGAGACGCGGCGAGGCGGAGATCAGGAAGTCGTTCAATCTCATCTTGGTCTCCGAGTACTTCGACCAATCCATGGTGCTACTGCGCCATGCACTCTGCTGGCCACTGGACGCAGTCGTGTCCTTCAGCCTGAATGCCCGACAGCCAAAACCCGCTGCTGGTGGGAGCTGGGGAAGCAAAGCCAACCTGGGTGCAGCCCTGGCCCTGACCGATGACCAGAGGCTTAAGCTCCGGGAGTGGAATGCGCTGGACTGGCACCTGTACCAAGCTTTCAACCGCACCTTCTGGGAGGAGGTGGAGCGCTTCGGGCGGGCGCGGATGGAGGCCGAGGTGGCTCTCCTCCGTACGCGTCGGGATGTCCTGGCCCGGGTCTGCCTGAGGGACGGCGGGAAGCCCGTGGAGGCCAGCCGAATCCGCGACAAAACCATCCGGCCCTTCCAGAGCGGCCTGGTCAAGATCCTCGGCTACGAGTTACACCCGAGTCTGGACAACTCCACGCGGCAGGCCTGCCTTCGCATGATCCGCCCGGAGATCCAGTATAAGGACCTGCTGGATGCACAGCAGTTCCCCAGAGCGCAGCCTCCCCCAGGGGCAGCTGTCGCGGCTGGAGGAGCACCCATCAGGAGGGAACCTTTGGCCCCTAAGATTGGAGACCAGCTCGGTGGGAACTCAATCGAGAGGGACTGGGATGGGACCAGATTGGGTCGGAATGTGTCATTACCAGTGAGGGAAAGGGATGGGAAGGACCGGTTCAGATAG
- the trappc14 gene encoding trafficking protein particle complex subunit 14 isoform X1 — MVLMMESQCEYFMYFPAVPISDLSDPARYRSLPRRSHLYLGETVRFLLVLRSQNGASGLTSSGGVDNVTGSEHPNSRAWRDLANSLCAVASVCPGDSRKRHMYHDYHSSGDEGMDDADEDDMVDGGRGGSKKRGFRECKPLLIHNSPGNGVREFRKAPLQSPVDEPVVLNDEVIFPLTVSLDKLPVSTLKVKIIVTVWKQEEERSEIQDHGYLSILQQKSPCQTFHQDLNTFKAQVSTTLNVLPPPSLRCQQMTVSGKHLTVLKVLNGSSQEEVCVRDIRILPNFNASYLPMMPDGSVLLVDNVCHQSGEVGMESFFRMESMSSPLPSMLSALEEQNFLFQLQLNDQPQEDTNEGLEVPLVAVLQWSTSKLPFTNSIYTHYSLPSVRLDRPRFIMTASCPSAVKAREHFRVRYTLLNNLQDFLAVRLVWTPEGRGHKEDPAVNAVVCHSPLSNLGYCRKGSTLSVTVAFQILKAGLFELSQHMKLKLQFTASVSNPPPEARPLSRKSSPSSPAVRDLLERHHQASLSLGRSQSFSHQQPSKSHLIRTGSVMERRAITPPVGSPVGRPLYLPPERSVLSLDKIAKRECKGAAKRSIWAKR; from the exons ATGGTTTTAATGATGGAATCCCAATGTGAATATTTCATGTATTTCCCGGCTGTTCCTATATCAGATTTGTCTGATCCCGCTCGATACCGTTCACTTCCACGTCGCAGTCACCTCTACCTTGGTGAGACTGTGCGTTTTTTGCTCGTCTTGCGCTCACAAAATGGTGCGTCTGGGCTCACAAGCAGCGGGGGTGTGGACAATGTCACCGGGTCGGAGCACCCCAACAGTAGGGCTTGGAGGGACCTTGCTAATTCTCTGTGCGCGGTTGCAAGTGTCTGTCCCGGCGATAGCCGTAAGCGACATATGTATCATGATTATCATAGCAGTGGGGACGAGGGTATGGATGATGCTGATGAAGATGACATGGTTGATGGTGGTCGAGGGGGGTCAAAAAAACGTGGATTCCGAGAATGTAAACCGTTGCTTATTCACAACAGTCCGGGTAACGGTGTGCGAGAATTCCGCAAGGCACCCTTGCAG TCCCCTGTAGATGAGCCTGTGGTTCTAAACGATGAGGTCATTTTCCCGCTCACTGTGTCTCTTGACAAACTTCCTGTCAGTACGCTCAAAGTTAAG ATCATAGTGACCGTTTGGAAGCAGGAAGAGGAGCGGTCTGAGATCCAGGATCACGGTTACCTCAGCATCTTACAACAGAAAAGCCCCTGTCAAACCTTCCACCAAGATCTGAACACTTTCAAAGCCCAAG TCAGCACCACACTGAATGTCCTGCCTCCCCCCAGCCTGAGGTGTCAGCAGATGACTGTATCTGGGAAACACCTAACTGTCCTGAAAG TCCTGAATGGGAGCTCCCAGGAGGAGGTATGTGTGCGCGACATCCGGATCCTGCCCAACTTCAACGCCTCTTATCTTCCTATGATGCCTGATGGCTCAGTCCTGCTGGTTGACAATGTCTG CCACCAGTCTGGGGAGGTGGGCATGGAGTCTTTCTTCAGGATGGAGAGCATGTCGAGCCCCCTGCCCAGCATGCTGAGTGCTCTGGAGGAGCAGAACTTCCTCTTTCAACTGCAGCTGAATGATCAGCCACAGGAGGATACTAACGAG GGTCTGGAAGTACCGCTTGTGGCTGTCCTTCAGTGGTCCACCTCCAAACTCCCCTTCACTAACTCCATCTACACTCACTATAGCTTGCCCAGTGTGCGGCTGGACCGTCCTCGCTTCATCATGACCGCGAGCTGCCCTAGCGCAGTGAAGGCACGAGAGCACTTTCGGGTCCGATACACGCTGCTCAACAATCTGCAGGACTTCCTGGCTGTGCGGCTAGTTTGGACACCAGagg GCCGAGGTCATAAGGAGGACCCTGCTGTCAACGCCGTGGTGTGTCACTCCCCACTCAGTAACCTTGGTTACTGTCGCAAGGGCAGCACACTCTCTGTCACAGTGGCCTTTCAGATTCTGAAAGCTGGACTGTTCGAG TTGAGCCAGCACATGAAGCTGAAGCTGCAGTTCACCGCGTCCGTGTCCAACCCTCCCCCCGAGGCTCGGCCACTCTCCCGCAAGAGTAGCCCCTCGAGTCCAGCCGTGCGCGATCTGCTGGAGCGCCACCACCAGGCCAGTCTGAGCCTCGGCCGCTCGCAGTCCTTCTCCCACCAGCAGCCCTCAAAGTCTCACCTCATAAG GACTGGCAGTGTTATGGAGCGCCGAGCCATCACCCCGCCGGTCGGTTCTCCCGTGGGCCGTCCACTCTACCTCCCCCCCGAGCGCAGCGTCCTCTCCCTGGATAAGATTGCCAAGCGGGAGTGCAAG
- the gal3st4 gene encoding galactose-3-O-sulfotransferase 4 isoform X1 produces the protein MVFRRRARRMRWLGCHRLGPIWKALLVFVAIAFTGQLLGFFNKSWMQPERPRSVFPLSSDDGHGSPMGPCRPHTHAMFLKTHKTASSTVLNMLYRFGEERSLRFALPLGYQFGYPLLFNAHRVKGYRGPRMVEFNIMGNHMRFNKPEVEKVMPADTFYFSIVRDPVELAESSYAYFKAVAPAFKRAKGLGDFANDPRRYYDPRLRNNHYARNLLWFDFGLDHNANYTAALARRGEAEIRKSFNLILVSEYFDQSMVLLRHALCWPLDAVVSFSLNARQPKPAAGGSWGSKANLGAALALTDDQRLKLREWNALDWHLYQAFNRTFWEEVERFGRARMEAEVALLRTRRDVLARVCLRDGGKPVEASRIRDKTIRPFQSGLVKILGYELHPSLDNSTRQACLRMIRPEIQYKDLLDAQQFPRAQPPPGAAVAAGGAPIRREPLAPKIGDQLGGNSIERDWDGTRLGRNVSLPVRERDGKDRFR, from the exons ATGGTTTTCAGGCGAAGAGCAAG AAGAATGCGGTGGTTGGGGTGTCATCGGCTTGGGCCTATTTGGAAAGCGCTGCTGGTGTTTGTGGCCATTGCGTTCACTGGACAGCTTCTGGGCTTCTTCAACAAAAG TTGGATGCAGCCAGAGAGACCACGGTCTGTCTTTCCACTGTCCTCTGACGATGGCCATGGCTCCCCAATGGGCCCCTGCAGACCTCACACCCATGCCATGTTCCTGAAGACCCATAAGACAGCCAGTAGCACCGTGCTCAACATGCTGTACCGCTTCGGGGAGGAGAGAAGTCTGCGTTTCGCTCTACCCTTAGGCTACCAGTTTGGCTACCCGCTGCTCTTCAACGCGCACAGGGTCAAAGGTTACAGAGGACCCCGTATGGTAGAGTTCAACATCATGGGCAATCACATGCGATTCAATAAGCCAGAG GTAGAGAAAGTGATGCCTGCTGATACCTTCTACTTCTCCATCGTGCGAGATCCTGTAGAGTTGGCGGAGTCCTCCTATGCCTATTTTAAAGCTGTAGCCCCTGCCTTCAAACGTGCAAAGGGCCTGGGTGATTTTGCCAACGATCCCCGGCGCTACTACGACCCAAGGTTGCGCAACAACCATTACGCGCGAAACCTGCTTTGGTTTGACTTTGGCTTGGACCACAATGCAAACTACACAGCTGCCCTAGCGAGACGCGGCGAGGCGGAGATCAGGAAGTCGTTCAATCTCATCTTGGTCTCCGAGTACTTCGACCAATCCATGGTGCTACTGCGCCATGCACTCTGCTGGCCACTGGACGCAGTCGTGTCCTTCAGCCTGAATGCCCGACAGCCAAAACCCGCTGCTGGTGGGAGCTGGGGAAGCAAAGCCAACCTGGGTGCAGCCCTGGCCCTGACCGATGACCAGAGGCTTAAGCTCCGGGAGTGGAATGCGCTGGACTGGCACCTGTACCAAGCTTTCAACCGCACCTTCTGGGAGGAGGTGGAGCGCTTCGGGCGGGCGCGGATGGAGGCCGAGGTGGCTCTCCTCCGTACGCGTCGGGATGTCCTGGCCCGGGTCTGCCTGAGGGACGGCGGGAAGCCCGTGGAGGCCAGCCGAATCCGCGACAAAACCATCCGGCCCTTCCAGAGCGGCCTGGTCAAGATCCTCGGCTACGAGTTACACCCGAGTCTGGACAACTCCACGCGGCAGGCCTGCCTTCGCATGATCCGCCCGGAGATCCAGTATAAGGACCTGCTGGATGCACAGCAGTTCCCCAGAGCGCAGCCTCCCCCAGGGGCAGCTGTCGCGGCTGGAGGAGCACCCATCAGGAGGGAACCTTTGGCCCCTAAGATTGGAGACCAGCTCGGTGGGAACTCAATCGAGAGGGACTGGGATGGGACCAGATTGGGTCGGAATGTGTCATTACCAGTGAGGGAAAGGGATGGGAAGGACCGGTTCAGATAG